One region of Olleya sp. Hel_I_94 genomic DNA includes:
- a CDS encoding YkgJ family cysteine cluster protein produces MEQFLNGLPKLAKDKHKENKTFFTKLKKKAPKQLDYLMQELHDNEFKKTDCLTCANCCKTTGPLFTDKDIQRIAKHFKQKPQQFIDNYLRLDEENDYVLQSVPCTFLGADNYCSIYNVRPKACSEFPHTDRKKFQQISNLTLKNVAICPAAFNIVEEMKKRIKY; encoded by the coding sequence ATGGAACAATTTTTAAATGGTCTTCCAAAGCTTGCCAAAGATAAGCATAAGGAAAATAAAACCTTTTTTACTAAGCTAAAAAAGAAAGCACCAAAGCAATTAGATTACTTAATGCAAGAGTTGCATGATAACGAGTTTAAAAAGACCGATTGTTTAACGTGTGCTAATTGTTGTAAAACTACTGGACCATTATTTACAGATAAAGATATCCAACGTATTGCTAAACATTTTAAGCAAAAACCACAACAATTTATAGATAACTATTTACGTCTAGATGAAGAGAATGACTATGTATTACAATCTGTACCTTGTACCTTTTTAGGAGCAGATAACTACTGTTCAATATATAATGTGCGTCCAAAAGCCTGTTCAGAGTTTCCGCATACTGACCGTAAAAAGTTTCAGCAAATATCTAATTTGACTTTAAAAAATGTAGCTATTTGTCCTGCTGCTTTTAATATAGTTGAAGAGATGAAAAAACGAATTAAATATTAA
- a CDS encoding class I SAM-dependent methyltransferase, with the protein MKDLFGKALLDYQNGNYTEDLITSTNISDEDELPLPYLFRDYQDMPKLEQKALQLSKGLTLDVGCGSGSHSLYLQDQGLNVKAIDISKGAVEVSHARGVKQVAHLALLDETETFDTILLLMNGTGIFETLNQVSTYLSHLKSLLNTGGQVLIDSSDIKYMYLDEDGGIWQDMNANYYGELDYYLSYKGEVELPMKWLYLDFKLLQQACETSGLKCEMLAEGEHYDYLAKLFI; encoded by the coding sequence ATGAAAGACCTTTTCGGAAAAGCATTATTAGATTACCAAAATGGTAATTATACAGAAGACTTAATAACGTCTACTAACATATCTGACGAAGATGAGTTACCACTTCCTTATCTTTTTAGGGATTATCAAGACATGCCAAAATTAGAACAAAAAGCTTTGCAACTATCTAAAGGACTGACATTAGATGTAGGATGTGGCTCTGGAAGTCATAGTTTATACTTGCAAGACCAAGGACTAAATGTTAAAGCTATTGACATCTCAAAAGGTGCTGTTGAAGTGAGTCATGCTAGAGGTGTCAAACAGGTTGCACACCTTGCGCTTTTAGATGAGACTGAAACTTTTGATACAATTCTATTATTAATGAATGGTACTGGTATTTTTGAAACCTTAAATCAGGTATCCACGTATCTATCGCATTTAAAATCATTATTAAATACAGGTGGTCAAGTTTTAATAGACTCTAGTGACATAAAATATATGTATTTAGATGAAGATGGTGGAATTTGGCAAGATATGAATGCTAATTATTATGGCGAATTAGATTATTATTTAAGTTATAAAGGAGAAGTTGAATTACCAATGAAGTGGTTATATTTAGATTTTAAGTTACTACAACAAGCCTGTGAAACTTCTGGTTTAAAATGCGAAATGCTCGCTGAAGGCGAGCATTATGACTATTTAGCAAAGCTATTTATTTAG
- a CDS encoding DUF2059 domain-containing protein: MKKIIAFVCFLAIGTVSIAQNDQYSKDVKTCIQSNGTITYYEGVIDQMFTMLEEQFKSQDVPAAVWKDLKKVKPDAMDDLAVMIVSAYKAHFTHDDVKNMNALYKTKAGKNMFKPEALTEGDKIILKEFYQSDTGQKIVSSQDSMNASMSDISVMWSGDLYKSMIAKLSEKGYDI; this comes from the coding sequence ATGAAAAAAATTATCGCATTTGTGTGCTTTTTAGCAATAGGTACAGTAAGTATTGCTCAAAATGATCAGTATAGTAAAGATGTTAAAACGTGCATACAAAGCAACGGAACAATAACTTATTATGAAGGGGTTATAGACCAAATGTTTACAATGTTAGAAGAACAATTTAAGTCTCAGGACGTACCAGCAGCTGTATGGAAAGATCTAAAAAAAGTTAAACCTGATGCAATGGATGATTTAGCTGTAATGATAGTATCTGCTTACAAAGCTCATTTTACTCATGATGATGTAAAAAATATGAATGCGCTATATAAAACAAAAGCAGGTAAAAATATGTTTAAGCCTGAAGCCTTAACAGAAGGCGATAAAATAATTTTAAAAGAATTTTATCAAAGCGATACTGGTCAAAAAATCGTAAGTTCTCAAGACTCCATGAACGCCTCAATGAGTGATATTTCTGTAATGTGGAGTGGTGATTTATACAAAAGTATGATAGCAAAATTATCAGAAAAAGGATACGATATCTAA
- a CDS encoding amidohydrolase — MRITKVLLLFLIIVSCASDKIEVDTIITNGTVYTVDADFNTTEAFAIKDGKFVAVGATNDINKKYKATNTIDAKGQTILPGFIDAHCHFYGLGLNQLQVNLRDTKSFDEVMKRVIDFHNNRPSNFIIGRGWDQNDWDDKTYPNKALLDKLYPDTPVALTRIDGHAMLCNQAALDLAKIDINTKIEGGEILKKDGKLTGVLIDNPMELVEAIFPEPTKQQQIDALLEAHKICTDLGLTTVSDAGLDKQVIQLIDSLQQAGALDMRMYAMISNKKENLEYYLSKGKIKTDRLNVQSVKVYADGALGSRGAALKQEYSDQHDHFGALVIGTDAFITLADQIAKAGYQMNTHAIGDSANRFVLQTYQKTLKDLTNRRWRVEHAQIITDNDFDYFKNENIVPSIQPTHATSDMYWAEDRLGKDRIKGAYAYKTLLEKSGRLALGTDFPVEQVSPFLTFYAAVSRQDLNQYPAGGFNKDNGLTREETLKGMTIWAAYANFEEKEKGSIEAGKFADFIILDNNIMTIEEKEIPNIKVNQTYINGVAQ, encoded by the coding sequence ATTACCAACGGAACGGTTTATACTGTTGATGCAGATTTTAACACTACAGAAGCGTTTGCCATTAAAGATGGTAAATTTGTAGCAGTTGGTGCAACTAATGATATTAATAAAAAATACAAAGCTACCAATACAATTGATGCTAAAGGACAAACCATTTTGCCTGGATTTATCGATGCACATTGTCACTTTTACGGTTTAGGTTTAAACCAATTACAAGTAAATCTTAGGGATACTAAAAGTTTTGATGAGGTAATGAAACGTGTTATCGATTTTCATAATAACCGACCATCTAATTTTATTATTGGTAGAGGTTGGGATCAAAATGATTGGGACGACAAAACTTACCCAAATAAAGCATTATTGGATAAATTATATCCAGATACACCTGTGGCTCTAACTAGAATAGATGGTCATGCTATGTTATGTAATCAAGCAGCTTTAGATTTAGCTAAAATAGATATTAATACAAAAATTGAAGGAGGCGAAATTTTAAAGAAAGATGGCAAACTTACAGGAGTATTAATTGACAATCCAATGGAGTTGGTTGAGGCTATTTTTCCGGAACCGACAAAACAACAACAAATTGATGCTTTGCTTGAAGCACATAAAATATGCACAGATTTAGGTTTAACAACCGTGTCTGATGCTGGTTTGGACAAACAAGTCATTCAATTAATTGATAGTCTACAACAAGCAGGAGCATTAGATATGCGTATGTATGCTATGATTAGCAATAAAAAAGAAAATTTAGAGTATTACCTATCAAAAGGAAAAATTAAGACCGACAGATTAAATGTGCAATCTGTAAAAGTCTATGCAGATGGAGCTTTAGGCTCTAGAGGAGCAGCTTTAAAACAAGAATATTCAGACCAACATGATCATTTTGGTGCTTTAGTTATTGGTACTGATGCTTTTATTACTTTAGCTGACCAAATAGCAAAAGCAGGATACCAAATGAATACTCATGCTATTGGAGACTCAGCTAACAGATTTGTTTTACAGACTTATCAAAAAACATTAAAAGATCTAACTAACAGACGTTGGAGAGTAGAGCACGCTCAAATTATCACAGATAATGATTTTGACTATTTTAAAAACGAAAACATCGTACCTTCCATACAACCAACACATGCAACAAGTGATATGTATTGGGCAGAAGACCGTTTAGGAAAAGACCGTATTAAAGGTGCTTATGCCTATAAAACCTTACTAGAAAAAAGCGGAAGATTAGCCTTAGGGACAGACTTTCCAGTAGAGCAAGTAAGTCCGTTTTTAACCTTTTATGCAGCTGTCTCAAGACAGGATCTAAACCAATATCCAGCAGGAGGATTTAATAAGGATAATGGTCTTACTAGAGAAGAAACTTTAAAAGGAATGACTATTTGGGCAGCGTATGCTAATTTTGAAGAGAAAGAAAAAGGGAGTATTGAAGCTGGTAAATTTGCGGATTTTATTATCTTAGATAACAATATAATGACTATCGAAGAGAAAGAAATCCCTAATATCAAGGTAAATCAAACGTACATTAATGGAGTGGCACAGTAG